The nucleotide window ATTGGAAAACCAATTCCCGCACTGCATAGCCTAGATCAAAATGAAAAAGTAATTTATATGAGCACATTTACAAAATCGCTAATGCCATCTTTGCGTGTTGCCTATTTCGTATTACCACCAGCATTACTTGCGCGCTACAACGAAATTTTCAGCTATTATTCCGCTACTGTGCCACGCTTTGATCAGCATATTTTAGCGCATTTTATGAAGGATGGCCATTTTTCAAAGCATTTAAATCGCATGCGTAAAATTTACCGCAAAAAACACGATAAGCTGCTATCTATATTGACAAAGCACTATCCAACAATCGGAGTATCAGGAGACGTTGCGGGCATGCATATCTTAATACAAGTTCCTCACAGCAAAGATGAACAGGAACTACAAAAAATTGCCAAAGAAAACGATATTTCGATTTTACCCCTTTCAAATTATTTATTAACTCCTGTCCAAGCGGAGTTCCCAACATTTTTATTAGGCTTCGGCGGTATCCCAATCGAAGAAATCGAAGCATATGTTGATGCATTAATGATGGCTTGGAGCATTCGTAAAAACTAAAAGGTGAGGCTCCTTTTAGTTTTGGATTAATACAGAGTTAAGCATCATAATATTCACAATTACATTCATTTCAACTTCCCTTGAAATAGGTGTATTTTTTTGAAAACTTAATATTTCTTCTTCTTCGATATTCGTTATTCTAGAAATATTCTCTATCGATAAACCAAATTGTTTTACAAGGCTATCTATTATCAATTGTACACGCTCTTTTGCTGTTAGATCTAAAGAAAAACCATGATTTAACATTGTTAATTTGTATTTTAAAATTCTTTCTTGATTAGCTGTTAATTTTACATTTTGGTTGAGTAAATCATCCAATTCTTTCGGTAAAATTGTAAGTAGATTAGGGAGTTGTTCAAACGTTAAATTGAATTTATCCGTTAAATCCTGAAGCTCCTGTTTATATGTTTTGTTGAAATTTGTGTTTATCGAT belongs to Lysinibacillus louembei and includes:
- a CDS encoding HTH domain-containing protein; this encodes MDIKDILSINTNFNKTYKQELQDLTDKFNLTFEQLPNLLTILPKELDDLLNQNVKLTANQERILKYKLTMLNHGFSLDLTAKERVQLIIDSLVKQFGLSIENISRITNIEEEEILSFQKNTPISREVEMNVIVNIMMLNSVLIQN